In a genomic window of Anser cygnoides isolate HZ-2024a breed goose chromosome 28, Taihu_goose_T2T_genome, whole genome shotgun sequence:
- the LOC136787128 gene encoding olfactory receptor 14C36-like, whose translation MSNSSSVTEFLLLPFADTRELQLLHFALFLAIYLAALLGNGLILTAVACDHRLHTPMYFFLLNLALLDLGCISTTLPKAMANSLWDTRAISYAGCVAQLFLFVFLMSAEFYLLTIMAYDRYVAICKPLHYGTLLGSRACAQMAAAAWGSGFLNAVLRTANTFSLPLCQGNAVDQFFCEITQILKLSCSDSYLREIELLTFSGFLFWGCFVFILFSYVQIFKAVLRMPSEQGRHKVFSMCLPHLAVVFLFLSTGMCAYLKPPSISSPSLDLVMAFLYSVMPPAVNPLIYSMRNQELKNAIRKVMSWMFVRMC comes from the coding sequence ATGTCCAATAGCAGCTCCGTCACTGAGTTCCTTCTCCTGCCAtttgcagacacgcgggagctgcagctcctgcacttcgcgctcttcctggccatctacctggctgccctcctgggcaacggcctcatcctcaccgccgtagcctgcgaccaccgcctccacacccccatgtacttcttcctcctcaacctcgccctcctcgacctgggctgcatctccaccactctccccaaagccatggccaattccctctgggacaccagggccatctcctatgcaggatgtgttgcacagctctttctgtttgtcttcttaATGTCAGCAGAGTTTTatcttctcaccatcatggcctatgaccgctacgttgccatctgcaagcccctgcactacgggacccttctgggcagcagagcttgtgcccagatggcagcagctgcctggggcagtggctttctcaatgctgtcctgcgcactgccaatacattttccctgcccctctgccaaggcaatgctgtggaccagttcttctgtgaaatcacccagatcctcaagctctcctgctcagactcctacctcagggaaatTGAGCTTCTCACATTcagtggttttctgttttggggatgttttgttttcattcttttctcctatgtgcagatcttcaaggctgtgctgaggatgccctctgagcagggacggcacaaagTCTTCTccatgtgcctccctcacctggccgtggtctttctgtttctcagtacTGGCATGtgtgcctacctgaagcccccctccatctcctctccatccctggacctTGTGATGGCTTTCCTGTACTCGGTGATgcccccagcagtgaaccccctcatctacagcatgaggaaccaggagctcaagaatGCCATTAGGAAAGTGATGTCATGGATGTTTGTAAGGATGTGTTGA